The Actinopolymorpha sp. NPDC004070 genomic interval CGGTCCGCCGGCTCGCGCGTACGTCACTGGGCCCGGTGAAGCTCGGCGACCTGGCTCCCGGACAGGTCCGGCCGCTCAGCCAGGCCGAGCTCGGCATCCTGCTGGACACCGTCGAACTCTGACCCGGCAGCTGCCCGGCCTGCCCGGGAGCCGCGCCCACGCCCTACCTCGCAGCGGCCTCCAGTACGTCGACGGTGCCGTGCCCGCCGTCCACCCGGATCCGGTCGCCGCTGCGCAGGCGGATGGTCGCGTTGCCGGTGCCCACCACGGCGGGGATGCCGAGTTCGCGGGCGACGATCGCGGCGTGCGACAGGGGAGCGCCGACGTCGGTGACCACCGCGGCGGCTCGCGGGAAGAGCGGCGTCCAGCCGATGTTCGTGACCGAGGTGACGAGAATCTCGCCCGGCCGTAGCTGCTCACCGTCCTCCGGGCCGGCGACGACGCGGGCGATGCCCTCCACGACTCCGGCCGAGCCGGCGTGCCCGGTGACCGTGTCGGCCGCCGGAGCGTGGTCGGCGGTCGCGTCGTACAGGTCGATCCGGCGGTTCGGGTCGGCGGCCCAGCGCGCCGGGTCGAAGGCGCCGCGGATCAGCGTGGGATAGGCCGGCAGCGCGCGGTAACGGTCGTACGCCGTCCGGCGCGCCGGGACTGCCGCCAGTGGAGCGTCGTCGCCGTCCAGCACCCGGCAGATCTCGTGGACGTCGCAGAAGAAGAGGTCGTCGCCGCGGCCGGTCAGCTCACCGGCCCGCTGGACGAAGATCCGCATCGCCCAGAACGCCCGGATCACCTCCGACCGGGCGGCCTCACGTGCCCGGGCGGCGTGGGCCGCACGGTCGACACGGCGCCGCAGAGCGGCGACCTCCCGCGGCCGGAGCCGTGCCTGCACTCGCTCCCAGGCAGCCTCCCGCGCCCGGTGCTGCCGGGCGAGCAGGTCGGTCGCGTCCTCCCGGTTGCCGGCCATGGCCGTGAGCTCGTGGTCGAGCCAACCGGGGTCCTCGGCCGGGCGTGGCGCCGACACCTCGAACTCGTGCGGTCCCCGGTGGCCCCACTGCCGGACGTAGGTGTCCCGGTCGAGCTGCCCGCGGCGCACCTGCGCCAGGCCGACCAGGGGACCGAGGCTGGCGAGCTCGCCTCCCGCGGTGTGCAGGCCGGTGAGCAGGGCGTTCGCGTCGCCTTCGCCGGCGGCCCTGCGGACCCGGGCGCCGATGGTCGCCAGCGCGTTGCCGTCCATTCGGGAGCCGGCGGCCAGCATCCGGCTGGTGTCGCGAAGGTACGGCTCACCCTCGGCCGTCCACACCTTCGCCAGCGCCGCCCTGGTGTCCGCGGCCCCGATCGCGGCGGTGACCCGCTCGAAGCGGGCGGGAGCGTCGGCGATCAGGGCCTGGAAGTTCTTCTGGTACGTACGCAGCCGGCGGTAGAACGGCACGACCTCCCCGAGCACGCTCCCGACCAGCCGCCAGCGCGAGAGCGGGAGCAGCGGGATCGTGACGCCGGCCGGGATCCGGCCGAAGATCTCCGGGATGCTCGAGTAGAACAGCTTCGACATCCCGAACGCCTGGGCGGAGGCCGCGGCGACGCTGAGGTTGAGGTAGAACCTGCCGCCGATGTTGCCCGACAGCCGGTGCTCGCCGACCGCCGACAGCGCCATCGTGTCCGCCATGAAGATACTGATCAGCGACCAGGTGCAGGGCGTCATCACGTCCGGGATCGCCTCGCCGAGGTTGCCCGACGTCCACAGGTAGTCGCCGCGCAGGCTGTCGTTCCACTCCTCGCCGGTGGTGGCGGGGAGGCCGGTGACCGGCCGCGCCTGGACGAGGAAGAACCGTCCGTCGTGCCGCGCCCACTCGACGTCCATCGGGCAGCCGTAGAGATCCTCGACGTCGACCCCGAGGCGGGCCAGCTCGCCGGCCTGCTCGTCGTCGAGCACCGGGGCGTGCCGCAGGTGTGGCGGTACGGGTTCCTCGTGCGTGCCCTGCTCGGTGCGTACCGTCCGTACGGACTTGTCGCCGGTCTCGCGATGGGCCACGGCGAAGGTGTCCCGGTCGATGAGCAGGGAGTCGGGGGTGACCTGGCCGCCGACGAGCGCCTCACCCAGTCCCCAGGTGCCGTTGACGTGGACGTACGCGCGGTCGCCGGTGGTCGGATCGACAGTGAACATGACGCCGGCGGACTCGGCGGGGACGAGTTCCTGCACCACGACGGCGAGGGCCACCTCGTCGGCGGGGATGCCCTGCCGGATGCGGTACGCGACAGCGCGGGCGGTCCACAGCGAGCCCCAGCACCGGCGTACGGCGTCGAGCACGGCGTCGCGGCCACGGATGTTGAGGTAGGTGTCCTGCTGCCCGGCGAACGACATTCCCGGCAGGTCCTCGGAGGTGGCCGACGAACGCACCGCGACCGGAAGGTTGCCG includes:
- a CDS encoding PEP/pyruvate-binding domain-containing protein, whose translation is MNAESTDRAARTSVRPESALPYVVPLDHPSAGIAEVGGKGASLARLAWAGLPVPPGFQVTTAAYRAFVGRDGRQDQILAAVSGLRADEPARCEEAAQKIGRLFAEGVVPAEVAEPVERAYASLDDGNLPVAVRSSATSEDLPGMSFAGQQDTYLNIRGRDAVLDAVRRCWGSLWTARAVAYRIRQGIPADEVALAVVVQELVPAESAGVMFTVDPTTGDRAYVHVNGTWGLGEALVGGQVTPDSLLIDRDTFAVAHRETGDKSVRTVRTEQGTHEEPVPPHLRHAPVLDDEQAGELARLGVDVEDLYGCPMDVEWARHDGRFFLVQARPVTGLPATTGEEWNDSLRGDYLWTSGNLGEAIPDVMTPCTWSLISIFMADTMALSAVGEHRLSGNIGGRFYLNLSVAAASAQAFGMSKLFYSSIPEIFGRIPAGVTIPLLPLSRWRLVGSVLGEVVPFYRRLRTYQKNFQALIADAPARFERVTAAIGAADTRAALAKVWTAEGEPYLRDTSRMLAAGSRMDGNALATIGARVRRAAGEGDANALLTGLHTAGGELASLGPLVGLAQVRRGQLDRDTYVRQWGHRGPHEFEVSAPRPAEDPGWLDHELTAMAGNREDATDLLARQHRAREAAWERVQARLRPREVAALRRRVDRAAHAARAREAARSEVIRAFWAMRIFVQRAGELTGRGDDLFFCDVHEICRVLDGDDAPLAAVPARRTAYDRYRALPAYPTLIRGAFDPARWAADPNRRIDLYDATADHAPAADTVTGHAGSAGVVEGIARVVAGPEDGEQLRPGEILVTSVTNIGWTPLFPRAAAVVTDVGAPLSHAAIVARELGIPAVVGTGNATIRLRSGDRIRVDGGHGTVDVLEAAAR